Proteins encoded by one window of Culicoides brevitarsis isolate CSIRO-B50_1 chromosome 2, AGI_CSIRO_Cbre_v1, whole genome shotgun sequence:
- the LOC134831211 gene encoding leukotriene A-4 hydrolase-like, whose protein sequence is MTVTASTKKSSGCDKLTLTTFVILLGIALWLQFKTDVAKTNSPKMGRMGKVDPNSYAEPEKVVMQHADLDWEIDFNRKIISGSVTLKFNVLSDDGIEHILLDVSDLKIESVFAKLPAGEIPLTFTVTDPVENVGSKLTVNLPNVTKGVISIVIDYDTVSASALAWLSPEQTSGKKHPYVFSQCQAIHARSILPCQDTPAVKFTYSAVVKHPSALIALMSAIRDEAKSTAGVSRFTQTVPIPSYLMALAVGPLVSRQIGPISKVWSEQEQIEEAAYEFVDTDNFVQKASEICGPYVWKEYNLLVLPKSFPFGGMENPTLTFVTPTIIAKDRSLVDVVAHEIAHSWTGNLVTNKNFEHFWLNEGFTVFVEGKILGRIHGAAYRDFHALHGLTDLADCIKNQLADEPQLTKLVVNLTDLSPDDAFSSVPYMKGSNFLRYIEDLVGGPDVFEPFLKFYLDKFKYQSIETQDFKKTLYDYFNEKGLAALLDPIDWEAWLYGEGMPPVIPKYDTSLVDACREHTNLWADNALDVIKNSKVITGKLSSSQVVEFLGGLLEKENIVELNADKIAFLAETYGLEKTQNAEIRFRYVRLMIRARLRDRMQEILSFANSNFRMKFVRPVYKDLGKWPEVRDEAIANFQRVRNEMMKVCALQVAKDLGLNE, encoded by the exons ATGACAGTCACCGCAAGTACAAAAAA AAGTAGTGGCTGTGATAAGCTAACATTGACTACATTTGTGATTTTACTCGGTATCGCTCTTTGGTTACAGTTCAAAACAGACGTGGCAAAAACAAACTCTCCAAAAATGGGTCGCATGGGAAAAGTTGATCCGAATTCGTATGCCGAACCGGAAAAAGTTGTGATGCAACATGCAGATCTCGACTGGGAAATTGActttaatcgaaaaatcatCTCCGGATCAGTTACGCTGAAGTTCAATGTACTTTCCGACGACGGAATTGAACATATT TTGTTGGATGTTAGCGACTTGAAAATTGAGTCTGTTTTCGCAAAATTGCCTGCTGGAGAGATTCCCTTGACTTTTACGGTAACAGATCCCGTTGAAAATGTCGGTTCGAAACTCACTGTCAACTTGCCGAATGTTACAAAGGGAGt gatttccATCGTCATTGATTACGATACCGTGTCAGCTTCGGCTCTTGCATGGTTGTCTCCTGAACAAACTTCGGGCAAAAAGCATCCTTACGTCTTTTCGCAGTGTCAAGCGATCCATGCTCGTTCAATTTTGCCTTGTCAAGACACGCCAGCAGTCAAATTCACGTATTCTGCCGTCGTTAAGCATCCCTCCGCACTCATCGCTTTGATGAGCGCCATCCGCGATGAAGCAAAAAGTACCGCCGGAGTGTCTCGTTTCACGCAAACTGTGCCAATTCCGTCGTATTTGATGGCTCTCGCTGTCGGGCCTTTGGTTTCACGTCAAATTGGGCCCATTTCGAAAGTTTGGTCTGAACAGGAGCAAATTGAGGAAGCTGCTTACGAGTTTGTTGACACAgataattttgtacaaaaggcAAGCGAGATCTGCGGACCTTATGTATGGAAAGAATACAATTTACTCGTGCTTCCGAAGAGTTTTCCATTCGGCGGGATGGAAAATCCAACCTTGACATTCGTTACTCCGACAATTATTGCTAAAGATCGTTCCTTGGTCGATGTAGTTGCGCACGAAATCGCTCATAGTTGGACCGGAAACCTCGTAACCAACAAgaatttcgaacatttttggCTCAATGAGGGTTTCACAGTCTTCGTTGAAGGCAAAATCTTGGGTCGCATACATGGAGCTGCCTATCGTGACTTCCACGCGTTACACGGATTAACAGATTTGGCGGATTGCATCAAGAATCAACTCGCTGATGAGCCACAATTAACAAAGCTCGTTGTAAATTTGACGGATTTGAGTCCCGATGATGCCTTTAGCAGCGTTCCTTACATGAAAGGCAGCAATTTTTTGCGTTATATCGAAGATCTCGTTGGAGGTCCCGATGTTTTTGagccatttttgaaattctatcTTGACAAATTCAAGTATCAGAGCATCGAGACGCAGGATTTCAAGAAAACTCTCTACGATTACTTCAACGAAAAGGGATTAGCTGCACTTTTGGACCCTATTGATTGGGAAGCATGGCTTTACGGCGAAGGAATGCCTCCAGTTATCCCCAAATATGACACTTCTCTGGTAGATGCATGTCGCGAACACACAAATTTGTGGGCAGATAACGCCTTGGATGTcatcaaaaactcaaaagtcATCACAGGAAAGTTGTCGAGCTCGCAAGTTGTCGAATTTCTCGGCGGTTTGTTGGAAAAAGAGAACATTGTAGAGCTCAATGCCGATAAAATAGCATTTTTAGCGGAAACTTATGGCTTGGAGAAGACCCAAAACGCGGAAATTCGCTTCCGTTATGTGCGTTTGATGATTAGAGCTCGTCTCCGTGATCGTATGCAGGAAATTTTGAGCTTTGCCAATAGCAATTTCCGCATGAAGTTCGTCAGACCTGTGTATAAGGACTTGGGAAAATGGCCAGAAGTACGTGATGAGGCAATTGCTAACTTCCAACGAGTTCGTAATGAGATGATGAAAGTTTGTGCTTTGCAAGTCGCCAAGGATTTGGGTctcaatgaataa